In Clostridium sp. JN-1, one genomic interval encodes:
- the larA gene encoding nickel-dependent lactate racemase, whose amino-acid sequence MAKIGLPYNKRTIEVEIDDKNLAGVLSSKAEDYKPQFGESEIVERALDNPIASPKLEELVKNKKDMVIITSDHTRPVPSKIITPILLKRIRKVNPDINIKILIATGFHRLTTKEELIDKFGKEIVEKEDIVVHDSRDEKNLVKIGTLPSGGDLIINKIAAETELLIAEGFIESHFFAGFSGGRKSVLPGIASAKTIMANHCSEFIASPYARTGKLNSNPIHKDMLYAAEKAKLAFIINVVIDGDKKIINAFAGDSKIAHEEGCKFVMDLSKVDKVQADIAISTNGGYPLDQNIYQSVKGMTAAEATCKEGGVIIMVAACNDGHGGEGFYNSLVSVNSPQEFLDKVSKVPRGETAPDQWESQILARILSTRTVIMVTDMCDPQMIKNIHMQHASTVSEALTKAYAIMGKDAKVAVIPDGVSVIVS is encoded by the coding sequence ATGGCTAAAATAGGTTTACCTTATAATAAAAGAACAATTGAAGTTGAAATAGATGATAAAAACTTAGCAGGAGTTTTGTCATCAAAAGCAGAAGATTACAAGCCCCAGTTTGGGGAGTCAGAAATAGTTGAGAGGGCACTTGACAATCCAATTGCTTCACCTAAGCTGGAAGAGTTAGTAAAGAATAAAAAGGATATGGTTATAATAACCAGCGACCATACGAGGCCTGTACCAAGTAAAATAATAACACCAATACTTTTGAAAAGGATAAGAAAGGTCAATCCAGACATTAATATAAAGATACTAATTGCAACGGGATTTCACAGACTTACAACTAAAGAGGAGCTCATAGATAAATTTGGTAAGGAAATAGTTGAAAAAGAAGATATAGTAGTACACGATTCCAGGGATGAAAAGAATCTTGTTAAAATTGGAACACTTCCTTCTGGTGGTGATCTTATAATAAACAAAATTGCTGCGGAAACTGAACTTTTAATTGCAGAGGGTTTTATAGAATCTCACTTTTTCGCAGGATTTTCAGGGGGAAGAAAGAGTGTTTTACCTGGAATAGCTTCAGCAAAAACTATAATGGCAAACCATTGTTCTGAATTCATAGCGAGTCCTTACGCAAGGACAGGCAAGCTTAATAGTAATCCTATACACAAAGACATGTTGTATGCTGCAGAGAAAGCAAAGCTTGCATTTATAATAAATGTAGTCATAGATGGAGATAAGAAGATAATAAATGCTTTTGCGGGAGACAGTAAAATTGCCCATGAAGAGGGATGCAAATTTGTAATGGATTTATCTAAAGTAGATAAAGTTCAGGCTGATATTGCTATTTCAACAAATGGGGGATATCCACTAGACCAAAATATATATCAATCAGTTAAAGGTATGACTGCAGCTGAAGCCACTTGTAAAGAAGGCGGTGTAATAATAATGGTAGCTGCCTGCAATGATGGTCACGGTGGAGAAGGATTTTATAATAGTTTGGTAAGTGTAAATTCTCCACAAGAGTTTTTGGACAAAGTCTCAAAAGTGCCTAGGGGAGAAACAGCACCTGATCAGTGGGAATCTCAAATACTTGCCAGAATATTAAGTACACGTACTGTAATAATGGTTACAGACATGTGTGATCCCCAAATGATAAAAAACATTCATATGCAGCATGCTTCAACTGTTTCTGAAGCATTAACTAAAGCCTATGCCATTATGGGAAAGGATGCAAAGGTAGCCGTTATTCCTGATGGAGTTTCAGTTATCGTAAGCTAA
- a CDS encoding FAD-linked oxidase C-terminal domain-containing protein, with the protein MCDVKYKKIDANDIDYLTSIVGKERAFTGQDISEDFSHDELGGVNKMPDIVLEVLSAEEVSKIMKYAYENNIPVVARGSGTGLVGASVPIYGGIMINLCKMNRILEIDEENLTLTLEPGVLLMEIGKFVEEHDLFYPPDPGEKSATIGGNISTNAGGMRAVKYGVTRDYIRGLEVVLSDGSILELGGKTVKSSSGYSLKDLICGSEGTLGIVTKAILKLLPLPKKSISLLIPFENLDKAIETVPKIIKSKSIPTSIEFMERDVILAAEEFLGKKFPDNSADAYLLLTFDGNSKEDIEKDYESVAKICLEGGAVDILIADTDERKEGIWSARGAFLEAVKASTTEIDECDVCVPRNDVAKFINYTYELQDKFKVRIKNFGHAGDGNLHIYVLRDQLSKKEWNKKLSEVFNCMYKKSIELGGKVSGEHGIGYAKKSYLFESIGENQKELMNRIKLAFDPKNILNPGKVCE; encoded by the coding sequence ATGTGCGATGTAAAGTATAAAAAGATAGATGCAAATGATATAGATTATTTGACTTCAATAGTAGGTAAAGAAAGAGCTTTTACAGGACAAGATATAAGTGAGGATTTTAGCCATGACGAATTAGGTGGAGTAAACAAAATGCCTGATATTGTTCTAGAAGTTTTGTCAGCGGAAGAAGTTTCTAAGATAATGAAGTATGCTTATGAAAATAATATACCGGTAGTTGCCAGAGGCTCAGGAACAGGATTGGTTGGTGCGTCTGTTCCAATATATGGTGGAATAATGATAAACTTATGCAAAATGAATAGAATATTAGAAATTGACGAAGAAAACTTAACTTTAACATTAGAACCAGGTGTACTTTTAATGGAAATAGGAAAGTTTGTAGAAGAACATGATTTATTTTATCCGCCAGATCCAGGCGAAAAATCAGCAACAATAGGTGGAAACATAAGTACTAATGCTGGCGGTATGAGAGCTGTAAAATATGGTGTTACAAGGGATTATATAAGAGGACTTGAAGTAGTTTTATCTGATGGAAGTATATTAGAATTGGGTGGAAAGACAGTTAAAAGTAGTTCTGGATACAGCTTAAAAGATTTAATTTGTGGTTCAGAAGGAACATTGGGAATTGTTACAAAGGCAATATTAAAATTACTGCCGCTGCCAAAGAAATCAATAAGTCTTTTAATACCATTTGAAAATCTTGATAAAGCTATTGAAACTGTACCTAAGATTATAAAATCAAAATCAATACCAACATCCATAGAATTTATGGAAAGAGATGTTATACTTGCAGCAGAGGAATTTTTAGGCAAAAAGTTTCCTGATAACTCAGCTGATGCATATTTACTTCTTACATTTGATGGCAATAGTAAAGAAGATATAGAAAAGGATTATGAAAGTGTTGCTAAAATTTGTCTTGAAGGAGGCGCTGTTGATATACTCATAGCTGATACTGATGAAAGAAAAGAAGGTATTTGGTCAGCTAGAGGTGCATTCCTTGAAGCTGTAAAAGCATCTACAACTGAAATAGATGAATGTGATGTATGTGTACCTAGAAATGATGTTGCTAAATTTATAAACTACACTTATGAATTGCAGGACAAGTTTAAAGTAAGAATTAAAAATTTTGGCCATGCTGGGGATGGAAATTTACACATTTACGTTCTAAGAGATCAACTTTCAAAAAAAGAGTGGAATAAAAAATTATCTGAAGTATTTAATTGTATGTATAAAAAATCTATAGAACTAGGTGGAAAAGTATCTGGAGAACATGGAATAGGATATGCTAAAAAATCATATTTATTTGAATCTATAGGTGAAAATCAAAAAGAACTTATGAATAGGATAAAGCTTGCATTTGATCCTAAGAATATATTGAATCCAGGAAAGGTATGTGAATAA
- a CDS encoding electron transfer flavoprotein subunit alpha/FixB family protein, which yields MGKLLIHQEKLTKEYIKQLVDICPFGAMEERNGKLETNAGCKMCKLCVKKGPSGVVEFVEGEKKSIDKSKWVGVTVYVDHVEGKIHPVTFELIGKAKELAKKINHPVYALFIGNNIKDKAEELLHYGVDEVFVYSDKELEEFRIEPYTAVFEDFINKVKPSSILVGATTIGRSLAPRVAARFKTGLTADCTILDMKENTDLVQIRPAFGGNIMARIVTPNNRPQFCTVRYKIFSAPERNGETSGKVTLCNIGKEKLNSNIKVLEITKKKKEVSISDAEVIVSVGRGLKSEKDMEMVRELADLLGAQIAGTRPMIEAGWIDPKRQIGLSGRTVKPKIIINLGISGAVQYAAGMNGSDCIISINKDENASIFNVSHYAVVGDIYEIVPMMIENIKSGKNIL from the coding sequence ATGGGTAAGCTATTGATACATCAAGAAAAATTGACAAAAGAATATATAAAACAATTGGTTGATATCTGTCCATTTGGGGCTATGGAAGAAAGAAACGGCAAACTTGAAACAAATGCAGGATGTAAAATGTGTAAATTATGTGTTAAAAAAGGTCCTTCAGGAGTTGTGGAGTTTGTAGAAGGTGAGAAGAAAAGCATTGATAAGAGTAAATGGGTAGGTGTAACAGTATATGTCGACCATGTAGAGGGGAAAATACACCCTGTAACTTTTGAGTTGATTGGAAAGGCAAAAGAATTGGCTAAAAAAATAAATCATCCAGTATATGCACTATTTATAGGAAATAATATAAAGGATAAGGCTGAAGAACTTTTACACTATGGTGTAGATGAAGTATTTGTATATAGTGATAAAGAGTTAGAGGAGTTTAGAATAGAACCTTATACTGCAGTTTTTGAAGATTTTATTAACAAAGTTAAACCATCTTCAATTTTAGTTGGTGCAACTACTATTGGAAGATCACTTGCACCTAGGGTAGCTGCAAGATTTAAAACAGGACTAACAGCAGATTGTACTATACTTGATATGAAGGAAAATACTGACTTAGTTCAGATAAGACCGGCATTTGGCGGAAATATTATGGCAAGGATAGTTACACCAAATAACAGACCTCAATTTTGTACTGTAAGATATAAAATATTTTCTGCACCTGAAAGAAACGGTGAAACAAGTGGAAAAGTTACTTTATGTAATATAGGTAAAGAAAAATTAAATTCAAATATAAAAGTTCTTGAAATTACAAAAAAGAAGAAGGAAGTTAGTATTTCAGATGCTGAAGTTATAGTATCTGTAGGAAGAGGATTAAAATCTGAAAAAGATATGGAAATGGTACGTGAGCTTGCAGATTTACTTGGAGCACAAATTGCAGGCACAAGACCTATGATTGAAGCTGGCTGGATAGATCCAAAGAGACAAATAGGTTTGTCTGGAAGAACTGTTAAACCAAAGATAATAATCAATCTTGGAATTTCTGGTGCTGTTCAATATGCAGCTGGAATGAATGGTTCTGATTGTATAATCTCAATAAATAAAGATGAAAATGCTTCAATATTCAATGTTTCACATTATGCTGTGGTTGGAGATATATACGAAATAGTGCCAATGATGATTGAAAATATAAAGTCTGGTAAAAACATTTTGTAA
- the gap gene encoding type I glyceraldehyde-3-phosphate dehydrogenase, translating to MSIKVAINGFGRIGRTVLRIAQNKLDKDCEIVAINARADNETLAHLFKYDSCYGKFDGSVDADDDHLIINGNKIRVYRENDPEMLPWNELGVDIVIESTGKFKSRQGLNKHIKAGAKKVILTAPAKGEDVTIVMGVNEDSLDVEKHNIISNASCTTNCLAPFTKVLNDKFGIVKGLMTTIHSYTNDQRILDKTHKDLRRARAAGESIIPTTTGAAKAIAKVIPELKGKLNGFSVRIPTPTVSLTDLVCELSKNVTRDEVNDAFKEASEGYMKGILGYSEEPLVSIDYRGDERSSIVDGLSTMVISDNMVKVISWYDNEWGYSCRTVDLVNYTANLMKVNYKCRKKDMNIA from the coding sequence ATGTCTATAAAAGTTGCTATTAATGGTTTTGGAAGAATAGGGAGAACAGTGCTTAGAATAGCACAAAATAAATTAGATAAAGATTGTGAAATTGTGGCTATAAATGCTAGAGCAGATAATGAAACTTTAGCACATCTATTTAAGTATGATTCTTGCTATGGTAAATTTGACGGCAGTGTGGATGCAGACGATGACCATCTTATAATAAATGGAAATAAAATAAGAGTTTATAGAGAAAATGATCCAGAAATGTTACCATGGAATGAACTTGGGGTAGATATAGTTATAGAATCTACAGGGAAATTTAAAAGTAGACAAGGTTTAAATAAACATATAAAGGCAGGAGCTAAAAAAGTTATATTGACTGCACCAGCAAAAGGTGAGGATGTAACAATAGTTATGGGTGTCAATGAGGATAGTTTGGATGTTGAAAAGCATAATATAATTTCAAATGCATCATGTACTACAAATTGCCTGGCACCTTTTACTAAAGTATTAAATGATAAATTTGGAATAGTTAAAGGTCTTATGACAACAATACATTCCTATACTAATGACCAGAGAATTTTAGATAAAACCCATAAGGATTTGAGAAGAGCAAGGGCGGCAGGAGAATCTATTATACCTACAACTACAGGAGCTGCAAAAGCTATTGCAAAGGTTATTCCAGAACTTAAGGGAAAATTAAATGGATTCTCGGTTAGAATTCCTACTCCAACTGTTTCACTTACAGATTTAGTATGTGAATTATCCAAAAATGTAACTCGAGATGAAGTAAATGATGCTTTTAAAGAAGCATCAGAAGGATATATGAAGGGAATACTAGGATATTCAGAGGAACCTTTGGTATCGATAGACTACAGGGGAGATGAAAGGTCATCAATAGTAGATGGACTATCAACCATGGTCATAAGTGATAATATGGTTAAGGTTATTTCATGGTATGACAATGAATGGGGATATTCCTGCAGAACCGTTGATTTAGTAAATTATACAGCTAATTTGATGAAAGTTAATTATAAATGTAGAAAAAAAGATATGAATATTGCTTAA
- a CDS encoding L-lactate permease gives MNNTYLLFFIALIPIVWLMVSLGVLKIAGHKTCPAALVITIILAIAVWKMPLGQAITASLEGAAMAIWPIMLVIVAAVFTYNLSIHTKSMDVIKKMMTGITTDQRILVLILAWGFGGFLEAIAGFGTAVAIPASIMAGLGFDPIFAAIICLIANTTPTAFGAIGLPVSTLAKVTGINVTTLSYAVGLQLAVLIVIVPIILVMLTGKSVKSIKGVFGISLASGLSFAIPEVLAAKYMGAELPAILGSVICLAVTIFMAKVFYKDTAAKDAEKIPFNKLFLAWIPFILVFVFIICTSSLFPVINSSLAKIQTSVQIYTGKGAKPISFAWIGNPGTLIIIAAFIGGLIQGAKFKEIALVLLNTIKQMSKSAITILSIVALAKVMGYAGMIKAIAVVLVAITGHFYPIIAPIIGALGTFVTGSDTSANILFGGLQVEAAKSLGLNPYWLAAANTCGATAGKMISPQSIAVATAATGLAGAEGKILNATLKFCIVYVIVLGLIAYFVGPMFGFI, from the coding sequence ATGAATAATACGTATTTACTTTTCTTTATTGCACTTATACCAATTGTATGGTTAATGGTTTCTTTAGGCGTACTCAAAATAGCGGGACATAAAACGTGTCCGGCAGCACTTGTTATCACAATAATCTTAGCTATTGCAGTATGGAAAATGCCTTTAGGACAAGCAATAACAGCATCGCTTGAAGGTGCAGCGATGGCAATTTGGCCGATAATGCTTGTAATCGTTGCCGCGGTATTTACTTATAATCTCTCAATTCATACTAAGAGTATGGATGTCATTAAGAAGATGATGACTGGTATTACAACAGACCAGAGAATACTAGTTCTCATACTTGCATGGGGGTTTGGAGGATTTCTTGAGGCTATTGCAGGATTTGGAACAGCTGTAGCAATACCTGCTAGTATAATGGCTGGACTTGGATTTGATCCTATATTTGCTGCAATCATATGCTTGATAGCAAATACAACTCCTACAGCATTTGGAGCTATAGGACTTCCAGTTTCAACACTTGCTAAAGTTACAGGGATAAATGTAACTACATTAAGTTATGCAGTAGGATTACAATTGGCAGTTTTGATAGTTATTGTTCCAATAATCCTAGTTATGCTTACTGGAAAAAGTGTAAAATCGATAAAAGGTGTATTTGGAATATCACTTGCATCTGGACTTTCTTTTGCAATACCTGAAGTTTTAGCAGCTAAATATATGGGAGCAGAACTTCCAGCAATACTTGGTTCAGTTATTTGTTTAGCAGTTACTATATTTATGGCAAAAGTATTTTATAAGGATACAGCAGCTAAGGATGCAGAAAAAATACCATTTAATAAGCTGTTCTTGGCATGGATTCCTTTTATATTAGTGTTTGTATTTATAATATGTACAAGTTCATTATTCCCAGTTATAAACAGCAGTCTTGCTAAAATACAAACCTCAGTTCAAATTTACACAGGAAAAGGTGCAAAGCCTATATCATTTGCTTGGATTGGCAACCCTGGTACGCTTATTATAATAGCAGCGTTTATTGGAGGATTAATTCAAGGTGCAAAATTCAAAGAAATAGCGTTGGTACTTTTAAATACTATAAAACAGATGAGTAAATCTGCAATTACAATACTTTCAATAGTAGCACTTGCTAAGGTTATGGGATATGCAGGAATGATAAAAGCTATAGCAGTTGTATTAGTTGCAATAACTGGACATTTTTATCCTATAATAGCGCCTATAATAGGTGCACTTGGAACATTTGTAACAGGTAGTGATACTTCTGCAAATATACTCTTTGGAGGACTTCAAGTTGAGGCTGCTAAATCACTTGGATTAAATCCATATTGGCTTGCAGCAGCTAACACTTGTGGAGCAACAGCAGGAAAGATGATCTCACCTCAAAGTATAGCTGTAGCAACAGCGGCAACTGGACTTGCTGGAGCGGAAGGTAAAATATTAAATGCTACATTAAAATTTTGCATAGTGTATGTAATCGTTTTAGGATTAATAGCTTATTTTGTAGGACCAATGTTTGGATTTATTTAG
- the gltX gene encoding glutamate--tRNA ligase, producing the protein MTKVRTRFAPSPTGYMHVGNLRTALYTYLIAKHNDGDFILRIEDTDQGRFVKDALDLIYDTLKITGLKHDEGPDIGGPVGPYVQSERNAKGIYLEYAKKLIEKGEAYYCFCSKERLDELKSESESSDKVYKYDKHCLSLSKEEVEEKLASGIPCVIRQNNPETGTTTFKDEIYGDITVDNSELDDMILIKSDGFPTYNFANVVDDHLMGITHVVRGSEYLSSAPKYNRLYNAFGWDIPVYVHCPPIMKDTHHKLSKRNGDASFEDLMKKGYLKDAILNYIALLGWNPGTEKEIFNLDELVEIFNYKNINKSPAIFDNVKLKWMNGEYIKKLSLEEFNELAIPYYKQVIKKDLDFLKISELLHTRVEVLSEIPEIAAFFEKLPEYSADLYVHKKMKTKFENSLESLEKILPKFEAIKDWSFKNIESACMELVAELGVKNGIVLWPVRTAVSGEKVSPGGAFEIAEILGKEETLNRIKIGIKKLRSAQ; encoded by the coding sequence ATGACTAAAGTTAGAACTAGATTTGCACCAAGTCCAACTGGATATATGCATGTTGGAAATTTGAGAACAGCTTTATACACTTATTTAATAGCAAAACATAATGATGGTGACTTTATACTTAGAATTGAAGATACAGACCAAGGTAGATTTGTAAAGGATGCTTTGGATCTTATTTATGATACTTTAAAGATTACTGGACTTAAACACGATGAAGGTCCTGATATAGGAGGTCCAGTAGGTCCTTATGTTCAAAGTGAAAGAAATGCAAAGGGAATATACCTTGAATATGCAAAAAAGCTTATAGAAAAGGGAGAAGCTTATTATTGTTTTTGTTCTAAAGAAAGATTGGATGAACTAAAGAGTGAATCTGAATCATCTGATAAAGTTTATAAATATGATAAACATTGTTTAAGTTTATCAAAAGAAGAAGTTGAAGAAAAATTAGCTTCTGGAATTCCATGTGTAATAAGGCAAAATAATCCTGAAACTGGAACTACAACTTTTAAAGATGAGATTTATGGAGATATAACAGTAGACAATTCTGAATTAGATGATATGATACTCATAAAATCAGATGGATTCCCTACATATAATTTTGCAAATGTTGTAGACGATCACTTAATGGGTATAACTCATGTTGTTCGAGGAAGCGAATATCTTTCATCAGCACCAAAATACAACAGACTATATAATGCTTTTGGTTGGGACATTCCAGTATATGTTCACTGTCCTCCAATAATGAAGGATACACATCATAAATTGAGTAAGCGAAATGGAGATGCTTCTTTTGAAGATCTTATGAAAAAAGGTTACTTAAAAGATGCAATATTAAATTACATAGCTTTGCTTGGATGGAATCCTGGAACTGAAAAAGAAATATTTAATTTGGATGAATTAGTTGAAATATTTAATTACAAAAACATAAATAAGTCACCTGCTATATTTGACAATGTAAAATTAAAGTGGATGAATGGAGAATATATAAAAAAGTTATCCCTTGAAGAATTTAATGAACTTGCAATCCCATACTATAAACAAGTTATAAAAAAGGATCTTGACTTTTTAAAGATAAGTGAATTACTTCACACAAGAGTTGAAGTATTAAGTGAAATACCTGAAATTGCAGCTTTCTTTGAAAAGCTGCCTGAATACTCAGCTGACTTATACGTTCATAAAAAGATGAAGACAAAATTTGAAAATTCACTAGAAAGTCTTGAAAAAATACTTCCAAAATTTGAGGCTATTAAGGACTGGTCATTTAAAAATATAGAAAGTGCTTGTATGGAGTTAGTTGCAGAGCTTGGTGTCAAAAATGGAATAGTTTTATGGCCTGTACGAACTGCTGTATCAGGTGAAAAAGTATCCCCAGGGGGAGCTTTTGAAATAGCTGAAATACTTGGAAAAGAAGAAACTTTAAATAGAATAAAAATTGGAATAAAAAAATTAAGATCAGCTCAATAA
- a CDS encoding glutamine--tRNA ligase/YqeY domain fusion protein, protein MENKQGRTNFIKNIVIDDLKEGRCQQVVTRFPPEPNGYLHIGHAKSIILNFELADEFNGKTNLRFDDTNPLKESNEYVRAIKEDVKWLGYNWDNMCFASNYFDEMYKRAVLLIKKGKAYVCDLTSEQIREYRGTLTEPGKESPYRNRSIDENLDLFNRMQQGEFKDGEKVLRAKIDMASPNINMRDPIIYRISHILHHNTKDKWCIYPMYDFAHPIEDAIEGVTHSICTLEFEDHRPLYDWMISECEMENKPHQYEFARLNLTNTVMSKRKLKALVDENYVDGWDDPRMPTIAGLRRKGYTSESIKNFCREIGVAKASSIVDERMLEHFVREDLLPKVPRTMAVLKPIKVVITNYPEGQTEMLTAENNLDNPNAGVREIPFSREIYIDSDDFMENPPKKYYRLYKGNEVRLKNAYFVKCNDVIKDKDGNIVELHCTYDPETKSGSGFKGRKVKGTIQWVEASHAVPAEFRLYEPLILDEELQESQDEGKSFLDFVNPNSIKVLHGFVEPYVKDAKPQDKFQFVRIGFFNVDPKYTKEDKLVFNRIVPLKSSFKIDKK, encoded by the coding sequence ATGGAAAACAAACAAGGTAGAACGAATTTTATAAAAAATATTGTTATAGACGATTTGAAGGAAGGAAGATGTCAGCAAGTAGTAACTCGTTTTCCACCAGAGCCAAATGGTTATTTACATATAGGTCATGCAAAATCTATAATATTAAACTTTGAATTGGCAGATGAATTTAATGGGAAAACTAATTTACGTTTTGATGATACAAATCCATTAAAAGAAAGTAATGAATACGTTAGAGCTATTAAAGAAGATGTAAAGTGGCTGGGATATAATTGGGATAATATGTGTTTTGCTTCAAATTATTTTGATGAAATGTACAAAAGAGCAGTACTTTTAATAAAAAAAGGAAAAGCTTATGTATGTGATTTAACATCGGAACAAATCAGAGAATATAGAGGAACACTTACTGAGCCGGGTAAGGAAAGTCCTTATAGAAATAGATCAATAGATGAAAACTTAGACTTATTTAATCGTATGCAGCAAGGTGAGTTTAAAGATGGAGAAAAAGTTCTCAGAGCAAAAATTGATATGGCATCTCCAAATATAAATATGAGAGATCCTATTATATATCGTATATCACACATACTGCATCATAATACTAAAGACAAATGGTGTATATATCCTATGTATGATTTCGCACATCCAATAGAGGATGCCATAGAAGGTGTTACTCATTCAATATGTACATTGGAATTTGAGGACCATAGACCACTGTATGATTGGATGATAAGTGAATGTGAAATGGAAAATAAACCTCATCAGTATGAATTTGCAAGACTAAACTTGACAAATACGGTTATGAGCAAGAGAAAACTAAAAGCATTAGTTGATGAAAATTATGTAGATGGATGGGATGATCCGCGTATGCCAACTATTGCAGGATTGAGAAGGAAAGGATATACTTCAGAGTCAATAAAAAATTTCTGCAGGGAAATTGGTGTTGCAAAGGCAAGCAGTATAGTTGATGAAAGAATGTTAGAGCATTTTGTAAGAGAAGACTTGCTCCCTAAAGTTCCAAGAACCATGGCTGTTTTAAAACCAATAAAAGTTGTTATAACAAATTATCCTGAAGGTCAAACTGAAATGCTTACGGCAGAAAATAATCTTGATAACCCAAATGCAGGAGTACGTGAGATACCATTTTCAAGAGAAATATATATTGACAGCGATGATTTTATGGAAAACCCTCCTAAAAAGTATTATAGATTGTATAAAGGTAACGAAGTTAGATTAAAAAATGCTTATTTTGTTAAATGTAATGATGTTATTAAGGATAAAGATGGAAATATAGTAGAATTGCACTGCACTTATGATCCAGAAACTAAGAGCGGATCTGGATTTAAAGGAAGAAAAGTTAAAGGAACAATTCAGTGGGTAGAAGCATCTCATGCTGTACCAGCAGAATTTAGATTATATGAACCTTTGATATTGGATGAAGAATTACAGGAATCACAAGATGAGGGTAAATCATTCCTTGACTTTGTTAATCCAAATTCTATTAAAGTACTTCATGGATTTGTTGAACCATACGTAAAGGATGCAAAGCCGCAAGATAAATTTCAGTTTGTTAGAATTGGATTTTTCAATGTAGATCCTAAATATACTAAAGAAGATAAACTTGTATTTAATAGAATAGTACCTTTAAAGAGTTCTTTTAAAATTGATAAGAAATAA
- a CDS encoding electron transfer flavoprotein subunit beta/FixA family protein → MEILVCIKQVPGTSKVEVDPVTGVLKRDGIDSKMNPYDLFALETAFKIKEKKGAEVKVITMGPPQAAEIVKEAYMMGADDGGLLSDRKFAGADVLATSYTISQGVKMIGNPDLIICGKQTTDGDTAQVGPEMAEYLGIPHVANVMEIKELKENSIVVVMDMAETVEVQEIKYPCLITVEKDIFTPRLPSYKRKITTQDKEIKAFSLKDFEDKDENNYGLNGSATQVEKIFPPEANNDKEVWKGSSKELADKVVNKLKELKFV, encoded by the coding sequence ATGGAGATATTAGTATGTATAAAACAGGTACCAGGAACTTCAAAGGTTGAAGTAGATCCTGTTACAGGGGTTTTAAAGAGAGATGGAATAGATTCTAAAATGAATCCATATGATTTATTTGCACTTGAAACAGCTTTTAAAATCAAAGAGAAAAAGGGTGCTGAAGTCAAGGTTATAACTATGGGACCGCCTCAGGCTGCTGAAATAGTAAAAGAAGCGTATATGATGGGTGCTGATGATGGTGGATTACTTTCAGATAGAAAATTTGCTGGAGCTGATGTGCTTGCAACATCATATACAATTTCTCAGGGAGTTAAGATGATTGGTAATCCGGATCTTATAATATGCGGTAAACAAACTACTGATGGTGATACGGCACAGGTAGGACCAGAAATGGCTGAATATCTTGGAATACCACATGTTGCAAATGTTATGGAAATAAAAGAATTAAAAGAAAACTCAATTGTAGTTGTTATGGATATGGCAGAGACAGTTGAAGTACAAGAAATAAAGTATCCTTGTCTAATAACTGTTGAAAAGGATATATTTACTCCAAGGCTTCCATCTTATAAGCGTAAAATAACAACTCAAGACAAGGAAATTAAAGCTTTTTCACTTAAAGACTTTGAAGATAAAGATGAAAATAATTATGGTTTAAATGGTTCAGCTACTCAAGTTGAAAAGATATTCCCTCCTGAAGCCAATAATGATAAAGAAGTTTGGAAGGGATCATCTAAGGAATTAGCAGATAAAGTTGTAAACAAACTTAAAGAATTGAAATTTGTGTAG